One segment of Leuconostoc lactis DNA contains the following:
- the purF gene encoding amidophosphoribosyltransferase, translated as MAITSVTAQEMAANLARQAETARVNVRSLNEECGIFGVWGRQDAAQLTYYGLHALQHRGQEGAGIVSNHDGHLWQERGLGLLSDVFRDPTRIEALAGESAIGHVRYATAGSHGIENIQPLMVNFHDMQISLAHNGNLTNAKSLRQGLEKEGAIFQSSSDSEILLHLIRRSKADKFVDKLKEALNIVRGGFAYLLLTPHGLYAALDPHAFRPFVIGQMPDGHYVVTSETAALDVAGARFVRDVQPGELVTIDDNGLTIDRYTDKTTLNIDSMEYIYFARPDSTIYGVNVHKARKRMGAALAAEQPVPEADIVVGVPNSSLSAAAGFAEATGLPNEMGLVKNQYIARTFIEPTQDKRERAVRMKLSAVKDVVRGKNVVLVDDSIVRGTTSMFIVRMLKEAGAKSVHVRIASPVFKFPSFYGIDMQTTAELMGANNTLDEMRDKIEADSLGFLTVDALVKAIDLPYDGEGTGLTTAYFDGHYPSPIYDYEDSLADFVATGAVDFTAEPTTTYHPRQVASLRNEEIMADGTIHLDSQTIQGVEA; from the coding sequence ATGGCAATTACAAGCGTAACCGCACAGGAAATGGCCGCTAATTTGGCGCGACAGGCGGAAACAGCACGTGTCAATGTGCGGAGCTTAAACGAAGAATGTGGGATTTTTGGTGTTTGGGGCCGACAAGATGCTGCGCAATTGACTTATTACGGGTTGCACGCCTTGCAACACCGTGGTCAAGAAGGTGCCGGCATCGTGTCCAACCATGATGGACATCTTTGGCAAGAACGCGGCTTAGGCTTGTTGAGTGATGTTTTCCGTGATCCAACGCGGATTGAAGCGTTGGCTGGGGAAAGTGCTATCGGGCATGTCCGTTACGCAACGGCTGGTTCTCACGGGATTGAAAACATTCAACCCTTGATGGTGAATTTTCACGACATGCAAATTTCATTGGCACACAATGGGAATTTGACGAATGCTAAGTCACTCCGTCAAGGGTTGGAGAAAGAGGGCGCTATTTTCCAAAGTTCATCAGATTCAGAAATTTTGTTGCACTTGATTCGCCGCTCAAAGGCGGATAAGTTTGTGGACAAGTTGAAAGAAGCCTTGAACATTGTGCGCGGTGGGTTTGCTTATCTGTTGCTCACACCACATGGCCTATATGCCGCTTTAGATCCGCATGCTTTTCGGCCGTTTGTGATTGGACAAATGCCTGATGGTCATTATGTGGTCACATCGGAGACGGCTGCTTTGGATGTTGCTGGTGCACGCTTTGTCCGTGATGTGCAACCTGGCGAATTGGTTACGATTGATGATAACGGCTTAACGATTGATCGTTACACCGATAAGACGACACTTAATATTGATTCGATGGAATACATTTATTTTGCGCGACCTGACTCAACTATTTACGGCGTCAACGTGCATAAGGCGCGTAAGCGTATGGGCGCGGCTCTTGCTGCAGAACAACCCGTGCCGGAAGCAGATATTGTGGTTGGGGTACCGAACTCAAGCCTTTCAGCAGCGGCTGGTTTTGCGGAAGCAACTGGCTTGCCCAATGAAATGGGTTTGGTAAAAAACCAATATATTGCCCGAACATTTATTGAACCAACTCAGGATAAGCGCGAGCGGGCCGTCCGCATGAAGTTAAGTGCCGTTAAAGATGTTGTTCGTGGCAAAAATGTTGTGCTGGTTGATGATTCAATTGTCCGTGGGACAACCTCAATGTTTATTGTACGGATGTTAAAAGAAGCCGGCGCGAAGTCAGTGCATGTGCGTATTGCTAGCCCAGTCTTTAAATTCCCATCATTTTATGGGATTGATATGCAAACCACCGCAGAATTGATGGGTGCCAATAACACGTTAGATGAAATGCGCGACAAGATTGAGGCGGATTCGCTTGGTTTCTTGACTGTCGATGCTTTAGTCAAGGCGATTGATTTACCCTACGATGGCGAGGGCACTGGTTTGACAACGGCTTATTTTGACGGTCACTACCCAAGTCCAATTTATGATTATGAAGACAGTCTAGCTGACTTTGTGGCAACGGGTGCGGTAGACTTTACTGCTGAACCAACGACCACATACCATCCCCGCCAAGTCGCTTCGTTACGCAACGAAGAAATCATGGCTGATGGGACGATTCATTTAGATTCACAAACAATTCAGGGAGTAGAAGCATGA
- the purH gene encoding bifunctional phosphoribosylaminoimidazolecarboxamide formyltransferase/IMP cyclohydrolase, translating to MTRALLSVSDKSGLVPFAEKLVALGYELISTGGTHKVLAEAGLDVIAIDDVTDFPEMLDGRVKTLHPRVHAGLLARRDLPEHMAKLSEFDITPIDMVIVNLYPFKSTIQKDGVTEAEAIENIDIGGPSMLRSAAKNFAAVLPIVDPADYDVVIDKLQTGTVDADYRKSLAAKVFQHTAAYDALIADYLTTTEFPQNLTLPYDKFDDMRYGENPHQKAAAYKTALPEAYSVLNANILHGKQLSYNNIRDADAALRIIAEFDETTVVTVKHMNPAGIGQGSTLEEAWDKAFSADDVSIFGGIVALNREVDAATAEKMHAIFLEIIIAPSFTPEAFEILSAKKNLRLLTVPFTTTVPQKLEVTSVLGGVVVQERDLYTDAETNFEVVSKAQPTAEQLRAMIFAQKVVKHVKSNAIIVARDGQTLGMGAGQPNRIDSVVYAIQKAETKPGFDEAVLASDAFFPMDDSVQYAAEHGIKAIVEPGGSIKDKDSIAKADELGIVLVFSGTRHFKH from the coding sequence ATGACACGTGCATTACTCAGTGTTTCTGATAAAAGTGGTTTGGTACCATTTGCTGAAAAGTTGGTTGCCTTAGGCTATGAATTGATTTCAACGGGTGGCACCCATAAAGTGCTTGCCGAAGCAGGACTAGACGTGATTGCCATTGATGACGTCACCGATTTTCCTGAAATGTTAGATGGTCGCGTCAAGACATTGCATCCCCGCGTCCATGCAGGATTATTGGCACGTCGTGATTTGCCAGAACATATGGCCAAGTTAAGTGAATTTGACATTACACCAATTGATATGGTGATCGTAAACTTGTATCCCTTTAAGTCAACGATTCAAAAAGATGGCGTGACAGAGGCTGAAGCCATTGAAAATATCGATATTGGTGGCCCATCAATGTTGCGTTCTGCCGCCAAGAACTTTGCAGCTGTCTTGCCAATTGTTGATCCAGCCGATTATGATGTTGTGATTGACAAGTTGCAAACTGGCACTGTGGATGCGGATTACCGAAAATCATTAGCTGCCAAAGTGTTCCAACATACAGCGGCGTATGATGCCTTAATCGCGGATTATTTGACGACAACAGAATTTCCTCAGAACTTGACTTTGCCATACGACAAGTTTGATGACATGCGTTATGGTGAAAACCCACATCAAAAGGCAGCGGCCTATAAGACAGCTTTGCCAGAAGCTTATTCTGTGCTGAATGCTAACATTTTGCATGGTAAGCAATTGTCATACAACAACATTCGCGATGCTGATGCCGCTTTGCGCATTATTGCTGAATTTGACGAAACAACAGTTGTCACTGTGAAGCACATGAACCCAGCAGGTATCGGGCAAGGGTCAACCTTGGAAGAAGCCTGGGACAAGGCGTTTTCCGCTGATGATGTATCCATTTTTGGTGGGATTGTCGCTTTGAACCGTGAAGTTGATGCCGCAACGGCCGAAAAGATGCACGCGATTTTCTTAGAAATCATTATTGCGCCAAGTTTCACACCGGAAGCCTTTGAAATTTTGTCAGCCAAGAAAAACTTACGTTTGTTGACGGTGCCATTTACAACGACAGTACCACAAAAGTTAGAAGTCACGTCTGTTTTGGGTGGCGTTGTGGTGCAAGAACGTGATTTGTATACGGATGCTGAAACAAACTTTGAAGTTGTGTCAAAGGCCCAACCCACAGCCGAACAACTACGGGCGATGATTTTTGCGCAAAAAGTTGTCAAGCACGTGAAGTCTAACGCGATTATTGTGGCGCGCGATGGTCAAACTTTGGGAATGGGGGCAGGTCAGCCAAATCGTATTGACTCAGTGGTCTATGCGATTCAAAAAGCTGAAACAAAGCCAGGCTTTGATGAAGCAGTCTTGGCATCAGATGCTTTCTTCCCCATGGATGATTCGGTCCAATATGCAGCCGAACATGGGATCAAGGCGATTGTTGAACCAGGTGGTTCAATTAAGGATAAAGATTCGATTGCTAAAGCCGATGAATTGGGCATTGTACTAGTCTTTTCCGGTACACGTCATTTTAAGCATTAA
- a CDS encoding phosphoribosylaminoimidazolesuccinocarboxamide synthase, which translates to MASVEFENREITQATLKYTGKAKQVYTTNDPEILWVHYLDQATALNGKVKETITGKGELNSAISQLLFDYLTRHGIDNHYLKSISATDELVTALDILPIEVVTRNYASGHFVSKFAATPMQTLTPVVQEFYFKSDALDDPFMNDSQILALGHATAAELAQLRQKSQDVNQLLSVLFEQVGIRLVDFKLEFGRTAAGKIVLADELSPDNMRLVDIATGKSLDKDVFRQHTGDVTVGYHDVLTRLQEAI; encoded by the coding sequence ATGGCCAGCGTTGAATTTGAAAATCGTGAGATTACACAAGCCACTCTTAAATATACGGGTAAAGCCAAACAGGTTTATACCACCAATGACCCAGAAATTTTATGGGTGCATTATCTTGATCAAGCCACTGCTTTAAACGGTAAAGTCAAGGAAACAATCACTGGTAAAGGGGAGCTTAATAGTGCCATTAGCCAGTTATTATTTGACTATTTAACGCGACATGGGATTGACAATCACTACTTGAAGTCGATTTCAGCCACCGATGAATTGGTGACAGCCTTAGACATTTTGCCGATTGAAGTTGTGACACGTAATTATGCCTCAGGACACTTTGTCAGCAAGTTTGCTGCCACACCGATGCAAACCTTAACGCCTGTGGTGCAAGAATTTTATTTCAAGTCGGATGCGCTTGATGACCCTTTCATGAATGATTCTCAGATTTTGGCGTTGGGTCATGCGACTGCCGCTGAATTAGCCCAATTACGTCAAAAATCACAAGATGTTAACCAGTTACTCAGCGTGCTTTTTGAACAAGTTGGCATTCGCCTGGTTGATTTCAAACTGGAATTTGGCCGTACAGCCGCTGGCAAAATTGTCTTAGCCGATGAATTATCACCCGACAACATGCGTTTAGTGGATATTGCCACTGGTAAGTCATTAGATAAAGATGTTTTCCGGCAACACACAGGTGATGTCACTGTTGGCTATCACGACGTCCTCACACGATTACAGGAAGCGATTTAA
- the purQ gene encoding phosphoribosylformylglycinamidine synthase subunit PurQ, with protein MKAAVISFPGSNCDFDMLYALQDFGVDAQIISAKANDLTGFDAIFLPGGFSYGDYLRTGAIARFSPIMSAVTQAANDGKLIVGICNGFQILTEAGLLPGQLLVNATPGFICDEVPLSIANAQTAFTNAYDPAETIMIPIAHGEGNYYADEATLALLEENQQVVFRYVENPNGSANDIAGIMNEQGNVFGMMPHPERAVDAVTGNIDGQNFFKSILSGILARA; from the coding sequence ATGAAGGCCGCAGTAATTAGTTTTCCTGGCTCAAACTGTGATTTTGATATGCTCTATGCTTTACAAGATTTCGGTGTTGATGCGCAAATTATTTCCGCAAAAGCCAATGATTTAACTGGTTTTGATGCCATCTTTTTGCCAGGTGGCTTTTCATATGGCGATTACTTGCGAACTGGGGCGATTGCCCGTTTTTCACCAATTATGAGTGCAGTGACGCAAGCAGCCAATGACGGGAAGTTGATTGTTGGGATTTGCAATGGTTTCCAAATTTTAACTGAGGCTGGTTTGTTGCCAGGTCAATTATTGGTTAATGCTACCCCTGGTTTTATCTGTGATGAAGTGCCACTCAGCATCGCTAATGCACAAACTGCCTTTACAAATGCTTATGATCCAGCAGAAACGATTATGATTCCTATTGCGCATGGTGAAGGCAATTACTATGCCGATGAAGCCACTTTGGCTCTGTTGGAAGAAAATCAACAAGTAGTCTTCCGTTATGTCGAAAATCCTAATGGGTCAGCTAACGATATCGCTGGGATCATGAATGAACAGGGCAATGTCTTTGGCATGATGCCACACCCTGAACGGGCAGTGGATGCTGTGACTGGTAACATTGATGGTCAAAACTTCTTCAAAAGTATTCTTTCTGGTATCTTGGCACGCGCATAG
- the purN gene encoding phosphoribosylglycinamide formyltransferase, whose protein sequence is MVRKVRLAVFASGTGTNFQALYDAILQRHLDAEIVRLIVDKSSAGALNLAKLFGVPAIFIKYSSYDSKPAAEQAILDQLADDQVDGILLAGYMRILTPKLIDAYAGKIINLHPAMLPAFPGRHSILDAFEAGVDTTGVTVHYVDNGIDTGQIIAQQAVPRYPEDTLLDLETRIHQVEHVLYPNTLEQLLNEGVFLK, encoded by the coding sequence ATGGTAAGAAAAGTACGCTTAGCCGTTTTTGCGTCGGGGACAGGGACTAATTTTCAAGCCTTGTATGATGCCATTTTACAACGGCATTTAGATGCTGAAATTGTGCGGTTAATCGTGGATAAGTCATCAGCTGGGGCCTTAAACTTAGCCAAACTATTCGGTGTGCCGGCGATTTTTATCAAATACTCATCGTATGACTCAAAGCCAGCAGCAGAGCAGGCGATTTTAGACCAACTGGCCGATGATCAAGTTGATGGTATTTTACTGGCTGGCTATATGCGGATTTTGACCCCAAAATTAATTGATGCCTATGCTGGTAAAATTATCAATTTGCATCCAGCCATGTTGCCCGCTTTTCCAGGCCGACACAGTATCTTGGATGCTTTTGAGGCAGGCGTTGACACGACTGGAGTGACCGTTCATTATGTCGATAACGGCATTGATACGGGCCAAATTATTGCCCAACAAGCCGTTCCGCGTTATCCAGAAGATACGTTGTTGGATTTGGAAACACGAATCCACCAGGTCGAACATGTTTTATATCCCAATACTTTAGAACAGTTACTTAACGAAGGAGTTTTCTTAAAATGA
- the purM gene encoding phosphoribosylformylglycinamidine cyclo-ligase, translated as MTEQNAYQQAGVDIKAGEEAVELMKDAVADTYNAQVLDGLGGFGAAFALGNQYQNPVLVSGADGVGTKLLLAIAADKHDTIGQDLVAMVANDILAQGAKPAFMLDYLAVDKMRPAVVAEIVTGVAKAAKASGMALIGGESAELPGLYAPKHYDLAAFAVGVAEQDQLLNPQNVAAGDVLIGLPSSGIHSNGYSLVRHVLGIQSDDDFNQLPEDLKTTLLTPTALYAKPVWPLVEAGLLQAMAHITGGGLTENLPRAYEATLSAQINWGSWPILPIFNTLQAAGQLALDDMLLTFNNGLGMVLIVKPAHRDAVLAALAAQDQAAYVIGEMVPYAGAGVVYSGDAPW; from the coding sequence ATGACCGAACAAAACGCTTATCAGCAAGCCGGCGTCGACATTAAAGCCGGTGAAGAAGCCGTCGAATTGATGAAAGATGCGGTCGCTGATACGTATAATGCACAAGTTTTGGATGGCTTAGGCGGCTTTGGGGCAGCTTTTGCTTTAGGTAATCAGTACCAAAACCCTGTCTTGGTATCGGGTGCTGATGGTGTCGGGACAAAGTTGTTACTAGCGATTGCGGCTGATAAACACGATACCATTGGGCAAGATCTTGTGGCGATGGTGGCTAACGATATTTTGGCCCAAGGGGCCAAGCCGGCATTTATGTTGGATTATCTTGCCGTGGATAAGATGCGACCAGCAGTCGTGGCAGAAATTGTCACGGGTGTGGCCAAGGCTGCCAAAGCTTCAGGGATGGCATTAATTGGTGGTGAAAGTGCAGAATTACCAGGACTTTATGCACCTAAGCATTATGATTTGGCGGCATTTGCTGTTGGTGTGGCTGAGCAAGACCAACTCTTAAATCCTCAAAATGTAGCGGCTGGCGATGTTTTGATTGGTTTGCCATCGTCTGGGATTCACTCAAATGGTTACTCATTAGTGCGCCATGTCTTAGGCATTCAATCAGATGATGACTTTAATCAATTACCTGAAGACCTCAAGACAACCTTACTCACACCAACCGCTCTATATGCCAAGCCTGTTTGGCCACTGGTTGAAGCCGGTTTGTTGCAAGCGATGGCACACATTACGGGTGGTGGTTTGACGGAAAACCTACCACGCGCCTATGAGGCCACACTTTCAGCGCAAATCAACTGGGGCTCATGGCCAATCTTGCCAATTTTCAACACGTTACAAGCCGCTGGGCAACTTGCCCTTGACGATATGTTATTGACTTTCAATAATGGGTTGGGCATGGTCTTGATTGTGAAGCCTGCTCATCGTGATGCGGTATTAGCGGCATTGGCTGCGCAAGATCAAGCCGCTTACGTGATCGGTGAAATGGTGCCGTACGCTGGGGCTGGCGTCGTTTATTCAGGAGACGCCCCATGGTAA
- the purD gene encoding phosphoribosylamine--glycine ligase produces MKKVLVIGSGAREHALAQAFLRSDQVEQVIVAPGNDGMTDDGLQRAAVAVTDLQGLRDLAVAEAVDLTFVGNEEPLTLGVVDAFRQAGLQIFGPTQAAAQLEGSKSFTKRILDQYNIPTAQSRTVTNHTAAQVAVTEFGLPIVFKLDGLALGKGVTIVTTATQAADYLTDLYTRQPEAKLVIESYLDGVEFSIFSLVGQDGVVTHAPLAQDHKRRFDQDKGPNTGGMGAYSPVRWLSEEVRQQAIDTLVMPTIAAMAKEGTPFTGILYTGVMLTAEGPKVIEFNVRFGDPEAQVVLPQYRGDFYQLIVDLLQGQAVDPEWQTDDVYIGVVLAAAGYPEAPEKGASVPTPSDVAPLEINYAGVKNGLASGGRVATVVAHAQDTQTAQQKVYETIDQLQLTLQYRHDIAYQAVQHEMDKM; encoded by the coding sequence ATGAAAAAAGTATTAGTAATTGGTTCAGGTGCGCGAGAGCATGCACTTGCTCAGGCCTTTTTGCGGAGTGACCAGGTTGAACAAGTCATTGTTGCGCCTGGTAATGATGGCATGACGGATGACGGCTTGCAGCGCGCAGCCGTCGCCGTCACAGATTTACAAGGCTTGCGTGACTTAGCAGTGGCTGAAGCGGTTGATTTGACCTTTGTTGGGAACGAAGAACCCTTGACACTGGGCGTGGTGGATGCGTTCCGCCAAGCAGGGTTGCAAATTTTTGGCCCAACGCAAGCAGCAGCGCAATTAGAAGGGTCTAAGTCATTCACGAAGCGGATACTTGACCAATACAATATTCCAACGGCGCAATCACGGACGGTGACCAATCACACAGCTGCCCAAGTCGCTGTGACTGAATTTGGATTGCCAATTGTCTTTAAATTAGATGGCTTGGCCTTGGGCAAAGGGGTGACGATTGTCACAACAGCTACCCAAGCAGCGGATTATTTAACTGACCTGTATACACGTCAGCCAGAAGCAAAATTGGTCATTGAAAGTTATCTTGACGGCGTTGAGTTTTCAATTTTTTCATTAGTGGGTCAAGATGGCGTAGTCACGCATGCCCCATTGGCACAAGATCACAAACGCCGCTTTGATCAAGATAAGGGGCCAAATACTGGCGGTATGGGTGCGTATAGTCCAGTGCGTTGGTTGTCTGAAGAAGTTCGACAACAAGCCATTGACACGCTCGTCATGCCAACGATTGCCGCCATGGCAAAAGAGGGCACACCGTTCACCGGTATCTTATATACAGGGGTGATGTTAACGGCTGAAGGACCTAAAGTGATTGAATTTAACGTGCGCTTTGGTGACCCCGAAGCACAAGTTGTGTTGCCACAATACAGGGGTGATTTTTATCAATTAATTGTTGATTTACTCCAAGGTCAGGCAGTTGACCCAGAATGGCAAACAGATGACGTCTATATCGGGGTTGTTTTGGCGGCTGCTGGTTATCCAGAAGCACCTGAAAAAGGGGCTAGTGTCCCAACACCAAGTGATGTGGCACCATTAGAGATTAACTATGCCGGTGTGAAAAATGGGCTTGCCAGCGGTGGCCGAGTAGCGACGGTTGTCGCCCATGCGCAAGATACGCAAACAGCGCAACAAAAAGTGTATGAGACTATTGATCAATTACAATTAACATTACAGTACCGTCATGACATTGCCTATCAGGCTGTCCAACATGAGATGGATAAGATGTGA
- a CDS encoding 8-oxo-dGTP diphosphatase, with protein MTRTTPVELTNMIMIENPQTHEILVEDRQNPTWPGVTFPGGHIEAGETIVASAIREVYEETGLTISQPQLVGLKEWPLQDGQRYIVFLFKATQFQGDIKSGREGQIFWTTREALNDMLLPPTFKEMLPVFDDPQINELALGPRIAGERSLSWL; from the coding sequence ATGACAAGAACAACCCCAGTCGAATTAACGAACATGATTATGATTGAAAATCCACAGACGCATGAAATTTTAGTCGAAGATCGACAAAACCCAACTTGGCCAGGTGTGACTTTTCCTGGTGGTCACATCGAAGCGGGTGAAACAATTGTGGCCAGTGCTATCCGTGAGGTATATGAAGAAACAGGGTTGACGATTTCACAGCCCCAGCTGGTCGGGTTGAAGGAATGGCCTTTACAAGATGGTCAGCGGTACATCGTCTTTTTGTTTAAGGCAACCCAGTTTCAAGGTGACATTAAATCTGGACGTGAAGGTCAAATTTTTTGGACGACGCGTGAAGCGTTAAACGACATGCTGTTACCCCCAACTTTTAAAGAAATGCTGCCCGTCTTTGATGATCCGCAAATTAATGAATTGGCATTGGGGCCAAGGATTGCTGGTGAACGGTCGTTATCATGGTTGTAA
- the purL gene encoding phosphoribosylformylglycinamidine synthase subunit PurL, which yields MTTVTSNELTPEQVRDSKIYTQWGLTEAEYDLIVAELKRLPNYTETGIFSGMWSEHVSYKKSKPILRKFWSTNERVLQGPGEGAGILDIGDGQAVVFKAESHNHPSFVEPYEGAATGVGGILRDIFSMGAQPIAVLDSLRFGELDNAHTKHIVDGVIAGIAGYGNAIGIPTVGGEISFDNVYAGNPLVNVMAVGLMDQAAMQLGQAKGVGNAIIYVGAKTGRDGINGASFASAEFSTEHESDRSAVQVGDPFLEKLVMDATLKAVHEHSDIIVGIQDMGAAGLLSSSSEMAAKAGMGITLNLNKVPQRETHMTPYELMLSESQERMLLVVKRGEEQAILDLFHEADLDAVVIGEVTDNGRYVLSFNDEIVADVPIDFLTHAPKQDLPMAEPKRLATFTADQYQPDLSDVKQTILDLLAQPTITSKASLFRHFDSMVRADTAIKPGGDASLVRVRGTKKALAMTTDVNARYLYLNPRVGAKMAVAEAARNIVATGALPIGITDGLNFGSPDNPEVYYELDQAVAGINEVAKQLNTPIISGNVSLYNETDGQAIYPTPMIGMVGLLDNVDLATTIGFKQAGDVIYVIGATQASFNGSEIQKMQTGTIDGQLFAFDDAAEMAAQTLVRQAIGQQLLASAHDLAEGGLIVGLLESSFAGQLSFNVNTNLATPYLFAETPSRFVVSVAADKVAAFEALAGDLATRIGDVTTGDDVVLATTTDEIVLSRQAAQKVYQESISWQLQA from the coding sequence ATGACAACAGTCACAAGTAACGAACTCACACCTGAGCAAGTTCGTGATTCAAAAATTTACACACAGTGGGGACTAACTGAAGCAGAATACGATTTGATCGTTGCTGAACTCAAACGCCTCCCTAACTATACGGAAACGGGTATTTTTTCCGGCATGTGGTCTGAACACGTGTCGTATAAGAAATCAAAGCCAATTTTACGTAAGTTCTGGTCAACAAATGAACGCGTCTTGCAAGGACCAGGTGAAGGGGCAGGTATTTTAGACATTGGTGATGGTCAAGCGGTCGTTTTCAAGGCCGAAAGTCACAATCATCCAAGTTTCGTTGAACCTTATGAAGGGGCGGCAACTGGTGTTGGTGGGATTCTGCGTGATATTTTCTCAATGGGTGCGCAACCCATTGCTGTACTCGATTCACTCCGTTTTGGAGAATTAGACAATGCGCACACGAAGCACATTGTTGATGGTGTGATTGCCGGTATTGCCGGTTATGGGAACGCGATTGGCATTCCAACAGTCGGTGGGGAAATCAGTTTTGACAACGTTTACGCAGGTAATCCTTTAGTCAATGTCATGGCGGTGGGTTTGATGGATCAAGCTGCCATGCAACTCGGTCAAGCCAAAGGTGTCGGTAATGCGATTATCTATGTTGGCGCCAAAACTGGTCGCGATGGGATTAACGGGGCGTCATTTGCCTCAGCAGAGTTCTCAACTGAACACGAATCAGATCGTTCAGCAGTCCAAGTTGGAGATCCTTTCTTGGAAAAGTTGGTCATGGATGCGACATTAAAAGCCGTTCATGAACACTCCGACATTATTGTTGGTATTCAGGACATGGGTGCCGCTGGTCTGCTGTCATCAAGTTCTGAAATGGCCGCTAAAGCTGGCATGGGTATTACGTTGAATTTGAATAAAGTGCCGCAACGTGAAACGCACATGACACCTTATGAACTGATGTTGTCAGAATCACAAGAACGCATGTTGTTGGTGGTTAAGCGCGGTGAAGAACAAGCCATTTTGGATTTGTTCCATGAAGCGGATTTGGATGCCGTGGTGATTGGTGAAGTAACAGACAATGGTCGCTACGTATTGTCATTTAATGATGAAATTGTCGCTGATGTACCGATTGACTTTTTGACACATGCGCCAAAGCAAGATTTGCCAATGGCCGAACCAAAGCGTTTGGCAACCTTTACGGCCGATCAGTATCAACCTGACTTGTCTGATGTCAAACAGACAATCCTTGACCTGTTGGCCCAGCCAACGATTACCTCAAAGGCCAGTCTATTTCGTCATTTTGATTCAATGGTGCGTGCGGATACGGCTATTAAGCCTGGTGGCGATGCCAGCTTGGTGCGCGTGCGTGGCACAAAGAAGGCGCTAGCCATGACGACCGATGTCAATGCACGTTATTTGTACTTAAATCCCCGTGTTGGGGCAAAAATGGCAGTCGCTGAAGCGGCCCGTAACATTGTCGCAACGGGTGCTTTGCCAATTGGAATTACGGATGGCTTGAACTTTGGGTCACCAGATAATCCAGAAGTGTATTATGAATTAGATCAAGCGGTTGCCGGTATTAATGAGGTGGCTAAGCAACTCAACACACCAATTATTTCGGGGAATGTCTCGCTTTATAACGAAACAGATGGTCAAGCCATCTACCCAACGCCAATGATTGGGATGGTTGGGTTACTGGATAACGTTGACCTTGCGACGACGATTGGCTTTAAGCAAGCCGGCGATGTGATTTATGTGATTGGGGCAACACAAGCTAGTTTCAACGGTTCAGAAATCCAAAAAATGCAAACAGGCACGATTGACGGCCAACTCTTTGCATTTGATGATGCAGCAGAAATGGCTGCTCAAACGCTTGTCCGTCAAGCAATTGGGCAACAGTTACTGGCTAGCGCGCATGATTTGGCTGAAGGTGGTTTGATTGTTGGGTTGTTGGAAAGCAGTTTTGCTGGGCAATTGAGCTTCAATGTCAACACAAACTTAGCGACACCATATTTGTTTGCCGAAACACCAAGCCGGTTCGTGGTGAGTGTGGCGGCAGATAAAGTGGCTGCTTTTGAAGCCTTGGCGGGCGATTTAGCCACACGTATTGGTGACGTCACAACCGGCGATGATGTGGTTTTGGCAACAACAACCGACGAAATTGTGTTGTCACGTCAGGCAGCACAAAAGGTTTATCAGGAGAGTATCTCATGGCAATTACAAGCGTAA
- the purS gene encoding phosphoribosylformylglycinamidine synthase subunit PurS, which translates to MYLAKIYVTYKPSILDPQGEVIKAALQRMDYAGVEQVAQGKYFEVKLHAKDVDTATAEVESFTDALLINQNTETYRFDLSLVEDEVTA; encoded by the coding sequence ATGTATTTAGCAAAGATTTATGTAACTTATAAGCCCTCAATTTTGGACCCACAAGGTGAAGTTATCAAGGCAGCCCTCCAACGTATGGATTACGCCGGTGTTGAACAAGTAGCCCAAGGTAAGTATTTTGAAGTGAAGTTGCATGCTAAGGATGTTGATACAGCGACAGCAGAAGTTGAAAGCTTTACAGATGCTTTGTTGATTAATCAAAATACAGAAACGTATCGCTTTGATTTGAGTTTAGTTGAAGATGAGGTGACTGCATGA